TGGAACGCTTTGAAAAAGAACTGAATGATCAAACAGTGGCGAGCTGGTTACCTCGAATCACTATTTATGTGCATAACTTGCCACATCATTATCTGATTGATGCTGGTTTGCTCGGTTCAAGTGAGTATGCGCGCTTATTGAAAAACTCGAAAAGCTGGTTTAGCCTGCTGGAAGAGGGGGCTTATTTACAAAAAGGTGAGCGCAAAATTCAGGTCAGTAATTTCCATCAGGTCTGGCAGCATATTCTGCAAGACTCACGCCGCGGTATGATGATCCAGCGTTATAAAGGTCTGGGCGAGATGAATGCCGACCAACTCTGGGAAACGACAATGGACCCTGAAAACCGTCATATGTTACAGGTGACGGTACAGGATGCGATTGAAGCGGACCGTATGTTCTCTTGTTTGATGGGCGATGATGTTGAACCGCGTCGTGCCTTTATTGAAGAAAATGCCCTGAATGCCGATATTGATACCTGATTGCTCAGGATAAAGCTCAGACTAAAAAAGCGCCTTTCGGGGCGCTTTTTGCTTGCTGGCTGAAGCGGTCTTTATGGCGTCAGAATAATTTTACGACAATCCTGTTCACGTTGATCAAAAATACGATAGGCTTCCGCCGCTTCTTCCAGCTTCATGCGGTGGGTAATAATCACGTCTGGCGAAAGATTGCCATTTTCAATATGCTCCAGCAATTCGGGCAGGAATTTATGCACATGGGTTTGTCCCATTTTAAAGGTCAGTCCTTTATCAAAAGCGTCCCCAAACAGGAAGCCATGAATTGGCCCGGCGTAAACTCCCGGCACACTCACCACCCCACCGCGACGTACTGCGGCGATACATTGGCGTAGGGCAAAACCACTGGAGCCTTCAATTTTCAGATTGGTCATCACGGTTTCTACCAGGCTGCCTTTGGCTTCAAAACCAACCGCATCAATCACGGCATCTACACCCCGATGACCGGCAGTATTCTGGATGATAAATTCTGCCGCATCGACCTCATCAAAATTAACCGGAATCGCTCCATAGGTCTGATGGGCAAAACGCAGGCGATAAGGATGGTGATCGACCATAAAAATTTTCTCGGCGCCCAGCATGCGGGCACAGGCGGTAGCAAGCAGACCGACTGGACCTGCTCCATAAATCGCAAGACTGGAACCGCGACCGACCTGCGCATTGCTCACGGCTTGCCAAGCGGTGGGTAGAATATCCGTCAAGAACAGGACTTTTTCATCTGGTAATGAGCCGGGGACTTTAAAAGGCCCGACATTGCCTTTGGGAACCCGCACATATTCAGCCTGCCCCCCAGGAACGCCGCCATACAGATGGCTATAACCAAACAGGGCTGCACCGGGTGGAATCTGTTTTTTATTCAGGATCGCCCCATGACCGCTGTTGGTATTTTCACAGGCAGCCATCAATTCATGTTCGCAGAAAAAACAGTGACCACATGCGATCACAAAGGGAATAATAACCCGGTCTCCTTTTTTGACCGAGCTGACTTCCGGGCCGACGTCTTCCACGATGCCCATAAACTCATGCCCGAAAATATCACCCTGTTCTGTGGCCGGAATTTTTCCTCGATAAAGATGCAAATCTGAACCACAGATCGCGGTGGCAGTCACCCTTAAAATGACATCATCTGGTTCCTGAATAACCGGATCTGGAACAGATTCAACTCGTACATCTCGAATACCATGATAGCTAAGAGCACGCATGCGGATCTCCTCTCTCGTTCAATATTCAACAGACTCATCTCAAGACTGCCAGAAATTAAAAACCTTTTTTATTAGAGCCCGAGAAAGCGAGGAAGCGCTGTAAATTAATGTATGAAATAGGACATCCAACTGTTTAAAAAATAAACTTATAGAGGCCTTACGTAATTCCCTGCTAAAACAGCTTGAAACTTTTTAAACTGGAGGAAAGAAAAAATTTTGAATCAAATAGATGAATTTGAGTGTTAAAAAAAGAGGTTAACTAGATAAACAGTGAGGGGCTGTTGATCATTGTGTAAATAGATTGCGTGATAAGCTAAACCTGAGCAGATGAGGCAGGAAACTTGGCAATAGCGAGACTATTGCCAAGTTTCATAACAAAATCTGGAAAAATTTTAGCGCCAGACGTTCAGGATGAGCATATTTTTTACTGCTAGCTCGTTATGACTCCTTCCTTTAGAAGGACTGAATTTCCTGCCTCATATCAGCATAAAAACTCTTGCGAAATATAGCTCTCATGTTGCAGACATAGGCGAATTGTCCACCGCGCCTCAGCTCTTTAAGATAAAAAAGTGGTCAGAACTCAGCTGTCCAGAAATGACTGCTCCAGCGTTTCTAGCTCCATCATAAGTTCCAGCATATGTTCTTCGGCCTGTTCCAGCTTCTGTTTGAGTTCGGTCTGCTCATTCATCAGCTTTAGCAGGTCATCTTTACGTGATGCCTCATATAAAGCGCTATTGGCCAGCAAGTCTTCAATCTCAGCCAGACGCCGTTGCAGCTTTTCAATCTGGGTTTCATACTTTTCAATATTCTTGCGGATGGGACGGGTCTGCTCGCGGCGCTGGGCTGCCAGTTTACGTTGGGCTTCCTTATCGACTTTCTGTGCAGCCGGCTTCGTCTCTGTAACTGTTTGAGCCTTAACTAAGGTATTTTGCGCATTGATCTGCTGCTGGCGTGCTTCGCGTAACCATTTGGCATAGTCCTGCAAATCTCCCTCAAACTCTGTACAGCGCCCGCCATGTACCAGCAGCAACTCGTCACAGACCGTGGCGATGAGTTGTCGCTCATGCGATACCAGTACCACAGCACCCTCAAAGTCTTGTAAGGCCATGGTCAGGGCATGACGCATATCGAGATCTAAATGGTTGGTGGGCTCATCTAGAATCAGCACATTTGGACGTTGCCAGACAATCAGCGCCAGCGCCAGACGCGCACGCTCACCACCAGAGAAGCTTTCACAAGATGTATCCATCCGTTCGCCACTAAAGCCGAAACTACCCAGGAAAGCCCTTAAGCGGGCTTCGCTGATTTTTGGATCAGCAAGACGTGCCAGTTGCAGCATTGGACTGGCTTGGCCATCTAAGGCATCCATCTGGTGCTGGGCGAAATATCCGATATTCAGGAGTTCAGAGGCCTTACGCTGACCATTTAACAGAGGTAAATCACCGACAAGAGACTTGATCAGGGTCGATTTACCCGCACCATTCATACCGAGCAGACCAATCCGGGAATTTGGTGTGATTTGCAGATTGATGTTCTGGGCAATGGACTTATCACCATAGCCAATTTCTGCCTGCTCCAGCGTCAGCAGTGGCGAACTCATTTTTGTCGGCTCACGGAAACTGAAGGTAAATGGCGTATCGATATGGGCAGGTGCCAGCTCCTGCATACGCTCCAGCATTTTGATCCGGCTTTGGGCCTGGCGGGCCTTGGTCGCTTTCGCCTTGAAACGGTCAATAAATTTTTGCAGATGAGCGCGTGTTTCCTGCTGCTTTTCAAAGGCCTGTTGCTGCTGGGATAGGCGTTCACTGCGGGTCACTTCAAAGGTTGAGTAATTACCGGTATAAAGCGTCAGTTCCTGATTCTCGATATGCAGAATATGATCAATCACCGCATCCAGAAAATCGCGGTCATGCGAAATCAGTACCAAAGTCCCTTCATAAGCTTTTAACCAGTCTTCTAGCCACAGAATCGCATCTAGGTCCAAATGGTTGGTCGGCTCATCGAGTAATAGTAAATCTGAACGGCTCATCAGGGTCCGTGCCAGATTCAGGCGCATCCGCCAGCCACCAGAAAAACTGGATACCGCTAGACGGAGCTGGTGATCCATAAAACCGAGGCCGGCCATCAGTTGTGCCGCCTTGGCCGGTGCCGAATAGCCATGAATCTCGTCAAAACGGCCATGTAGCTGTGCCAGCTCCGTATCAGAAAGCTGTTCAGGCTGTGCCAGCTGCTGCTGGATATGCCAGTATTCTTCATCTCCTGACAGCACAAAATCAATGGCTGGCATGTCCAGCGCTTTAATTTCTTGTGCCATATGCGCTACGGTCCATATTGATGGACGGCTCAGTGAACCTTCATCAGCCCCCAGCTCTCCGAGTAGCGCGGCAAATAGGGTGGACTTGCCTGCGCCATTGACTCCGGTTAAACCAATTTTCCAGCCAGGATGCAGCTGCATGGACGCTTTTTGAAATAATACTCGCCCACCACGGCGTAAGGAAACTTGGTCAAACTGGATCATTGAACTTACTAACACGGGCAAAAAATAATAGCGCTATTCTAATAGAAAGCTCGCTGAAAACAAAAAAGACTTCCATCGCAATTTGCAGATGACCTGTCTTTTAAAAACTTTAAATTTGGTTATGATAGAAATAATTAGAATAATTACTCTAATTTTTTAAAAATAATAGATTGCTGCTTATTTTAATGAACAGATTACAGCGAGTTCAATAAAAATGAAAAAACAATTTTTGATTTGATCGCTCATGACAATACTGGTCTCAACTGCTTCTGCCACGCCGCAGCAAGTTTGCGTATTTGATCTGCTTGGAAAGTCGGGCGAATCTTACAAGCTGATCGAAGAATGGGCGCTGGCCAGTAAACAGTGGGGTACAAGCGTTCAGCTACGTGGCTATCAGGATGAAGCCAAAGTGGATCAGGACGTTAAATCTGGAAAATGCGATGCGTTTTACATGACCTCCATGCGCGCCCGAACCTATAACAAATTTGCCGGTTCGATTGATGCGCTAGGTGGTGTACCGAGCAATGATATTGCAATGAAGGCCATCAGTTATGTGCTGGACAAGCGTAATAGCAAACGGCTTGTCAGCCAAAATGGCAAGGAAAAATTTGAAGTCGCAGGCATTGGCCAGATTGGACCGGCCTATATTTTTGTCCGTGACCGCAGCATGAATCAGCTGGAACATATCAAAGATAAAAAGTTTGCGGTGCTGCACTATGATCATGCCCAAACCAGCATGGTCAAACGTATTGAAGCCATTCCGGTGAAATCGGACATTTCTAACTTTATCCGTAAATTTAATCAGGGTGAAGTCGACATCGTGGCTGCGCCGGCTTATGCCTTTAAACCCTTGGAAATGTCCAAAGGTTTGGGCAGCAAAGGAGCCATGATTAACTTTCCCGTGGTTAATGTCACAGCAGACCTGATTATCCGTCCGGAAAAATTTCCGCCTCAATTTGCGGCTCAATCTCGGGAATGGTTTATCAAGCAGCTGCCGCGCAGTTTTGCTATGGTAAAACGTATGGAAGCGGAGATTCCGAGCAAATATATTCTGAACCTGAGCCGGGATGAGCAGCTGAATTATCAAAAAATTCTTCGTGACGGCCGTATGGATCTGACCAGGCAGGGGATTTATGACCCGATGATGATGACCGTGCTCAAGCGGGCGCGCTGTACGGTGGAAAGAACCAATTTTGAGTGTTCAATTGGCGGTGAATAAAAACAGTATGTTTTATTTTGTAATTTTCTTTTCAGATATATAAAAATCTAGATGAATTTATATAATATAAGTGTTTGAAATTAAATAACTTAAATGGGTAATAAAAAATATATGCATGAAAAGACATATAAATTTCCTGAAATGACATGCCATATTTGAGTAATTACTCTATTTTTTTAATAAACTTGCTAAGATTTATGATGTGTATGGACACTCAGTTAACAACAAGATTTCAAAAGGATGAATAGAATGAAAAAAGCAGTTTTATCATTGGTTGCACTTTCTGCATTTGGTTTTGCGGGTACGGCTGCTGCGGAAAAAGTGGATGTGTGTATCTTTGACTTACTGGGTAAGTCTGGAGAGTCT
The nucleotide sequence above comes from Acinetobacter sp. 10FS3-1. Encoded proteins:
- a CDS encoding zinc-dependent alcohol dehydrogenase; translation: MRALSYHGIRDVRVESVPDPVIQEPDDVILRVTATAICGSDLHLYRGKIPATEQGDIFGHEFMGIVEDVGPEVSSVKKGDRVIIPFVIACGHCFFCEHELMAACENTNSGHGAILNKKQIPPGAALFGYSHLYGGVPGGQAEYVRVPKGNVGPFKVPGSLPDEKVLFLTDILPTAWQAVSNAQVGRGSSLAIYGAGPVGLLATACARMLGAEKIFMVDHHPYRLRFAHQTYGAIPVNFDEVDAAEFIIQNTAGHRGVDAVIDAVGFEAKGSLVETVMTNLKIEGSSGFALRQCIAAVRRGGVVSVPGVYAGPIHGFLFGDAFDKGLTFKMGQTHVHKFLPELLEHIENGNLSPDVIITHRMKLEEAAEAYRIFDQREQDCRKIILTP
- a CDS encoding ATP-binding cassette domain-containing protein; its protein translation is MIQFDQVSLRRGGRVLFQKASMQLHPGWKIGLTGVNGAGKSTLFAALLGELGADEGSLSRPSIWTVAHMAQEIKALDMPAIDFVLSGDEEYWHIQQQLAQPEQLSDTELAQLHGRFDEIHGYSAPAKAAQLMAGLGFMDHQLRLAVSSFSGGWRMRLNLARTLMSRSDLLLLDEPTNHLDLDAILWLEDWLKAYEGTLVLISHDRDFLDAVIDHILHIENQELTLYTGNYSTFEVTRSERLSQQQQAFEKQQETRAHLQKFIDRFKAKATKARQAQSRIKMLERMQELAPAHIDTPFTFSFREPTKMSSPLLTLEQAEIGYGDKSIAQNINLQITPNSRIGLLGMNGAGKSTLIKSLVGDLPLLNGQRKASELLNIGYFAQHQMDALDGQASPMLQLARLADPKISEARLRAFLGSFGFSGERMDTSCESFSGGERARLALALIVWQRPNVLILDEPTNHLDLDMRHALTMALQDFEGAVVLVSHERQLIATVCDELLLVHGGRCTEFEGDLQDYAKWLREARQQQINAQNTLVKAQTVTETKPAAQKVDKEAQRKLAAQRREQTRPIRKNIEKYETQIEKLQRRLAEIEDLLANSALYEASRKDDLLKLMNEQTELKQKLEQAEEHMLELMMELETLEQSFLDS
- a CDS encoding putative solute-binding protein; protein product: MTILVSTASATPQQVCVFDLLGKSGESYKLIEEWALASKQWGTSVQLRGYQDEAKVDQDVKSGKCDAFYMTSMRARTYNKFAGSIDALGGVPSNDIAMKAISYVLDKRNSKRLVSQNGKEKFEVAGIGQIGPAYIFVRDRSMNQLEHIKDKKFAVLHYDHAQTSMVKRIEAIPVKSDISNFIRKFNQGEVDIVAAPAYAFKPLEMSKGLGSKGAMINFPVVNVTADLIIRPEKFPPQFAAQSREWFIKQLPRSFAMVKRMEAEIPSKYILNLSRDEQLNYQKILRDGRMDLTRQGIYDPMMMTVLKRARCTVERTNFECSIGGE